One window from the genome of Nitrospirota bacterium encodes:
- a CDS encoding adenylyltransferase/cytidyltransferase family protein: MNNKNHKVVNREHLKDIVSKLKDEGKKIVFTNGCFDILHVGHARLLNQAKEFGDILIVGLNSDKSVSALKPGRPIIPQEQRAELLAAFHAVDYVTFFHEATPYNLIKELKPDVLVKGKDWSKQDIVGGDLVKEVKTIHLVQGMSTTEIIRRIKNPSSKI; the protein is encoded by the coding sequence ATGAATAATAAAAATCATAAAGTCGTCAATAGAGAGCATCTCAAGGATATCGTCAGCAAACTGAAAGACGAGGGAAAGAAGATAGTCTTTACGAACGGCTGTTTTGACATCCTCCATGTCGGCCATGCCAGGCTGCTTAACCAGGCAAAAGAGTTCGGCGATATCCTGATAGTCGGGCTCAATTCAGACAAGTCGGTATCTGCGTTAAAACCCGGCAGGCCCATAATCCCGCAGGAGCAGAGGGCAGAGCTGCTTGCGGCATTCCATGCGGTGGATTATGTGACCTTTTTTCATGAAGCCACGCCTTACAACCTTATCAAAGAGCTTAAACCTGATGTGCTGGTAAAAGGAAAAGACTGGTCAAAACAGGATATCGTGGGCGGCGACCTTGTAAAAGAAGTAAAGACCATCCACCTTGTTCAGGGCATGTCAACCACTGAGATAATCAGAAGGATCAAGAACCCGTCCTCAAAGATATAG
- a CDS encoding CDP-alcohol phosphatidyltransferase family protein translates to MVKSFEMFSARFVHMLDKPLSSLAKKINISPNLITITGCFVTLAAAFVIPRSLISGGILILFSGFFDMLDGLVARVNNRATKFGAYLDSVLDRYSDSFLLIGFSWYFFINGSAQGCFLSIATLAGSLIISYAKARAEALGQACNVGIIERPERIIIMAAGALSGWVMPMIWVLFILTHITVAQRVYHVWKGMRS, encoded by the coding sequence GTGGTAAAATCATTTGAAATGTTCAGCGCCAGATTCGTACATATGCTTGACAAGCCCCTTTCTTCACTCGCGAAGAAGATAAATATATCTCCGAACCTGATCACCATAACCGGATGTTTTGTAACTTTGGCAGCTGCTTTTGTAATACCCCGGAGCCTTATATCAGGCGGCATTCTCATCCTCTTCAGCGGCTTTTTTGACATGCTTGACGGCCTTGTAGCAAGGGTAAATAACAGGGCTACGAAGTTCGGCGCCTATCTCGACTCTGTCCTTGACAGGTACTCTGACTCATTTCTGCTCATCGGTTTTTCATGGTACTTCTTCATTAACGGCTCCGCTCAAGGCTGCTTTTTAAGCATCGCTACGCTGGCAGGCTCACTCATAATCAGCTATGCAAAGGCAAGGGCAGAGGCGCTTGGACAGGCATGCAATGTCGGAATAATCGAACGTCCTGAAAGGATAATTATCATGGCAGCCGGAGCGCTCTCAGGATGGGTGATGCCGATGATATGGGTTCTATTTATCCTGACTCATATCACAGTTGCCCAGAGGGTGTATCATGTGTGGAAAGGGATGAGATCCTAA
- a CDS encoding helix-turn-helix domain-containing protein has translation MTRIPIKKELFDELLKSVKQGGAIMKRTMKPARTFTFAESEVKKIRDQYGLSQDKFAILMGISTATLRNWEQGRRAYCCKLRKNILMPCSILRVTGKQRRQSNQRVRGVNHLSHYDIISFKE, from the coding sequence ATGACAAGAATACCTATAAAAAAAGAACTTTTTGATGAACTTCTCAAAAGCGTGAAACAGGGCGGGGCAATAATGAAGCGCACAATGAAACCTGCGCGAACCTTTACCTTTGCGGAATCCGAGGTGAAGAAGATTCGCGACCAATACGGACTCTCACAGGACAAGTTCGCAATCCTCATGGGTATAAGCACCGCAACACTTCGCAACTGGGAACAAGGCCGGCGCGCATATTGCTGCAAGTTGCGGAAAAACATCCTGATGCCTTGCTCGATCTTGCGAGTAACAGGAAAGCAAAGAAGACAATCCAACCAGCGGGTAAGGGGCGTTAACCACTTATCGCATTATGATATAATTTCTTTCAAGGAGTGA
- a CDS encoding cob(I)yrinic acid a,c-diamide adenosyltransferase, which yields MSKGLIHVYTGEGKGKTTAAVGLAVRATGHGRKVLIHQFLKGGSLNSGEISALKMIGVSVVTFEDQVSPLFDPKVTIQELKAAVAESIELTIKEIKSGVYDLVILDEFNNLFSGKLADMDDVRRIIKAKPESLELVFTGRNAPPELIKLADYATDIQMVKHPFENGTKARKGIEF from the coding sequence ATGTCAAAAGGCCTGATACATGTCTACACCGGCGAGGGCAAGGGCAAGACAACCGCAGCTGTCGGGCTTGCGGTAAGGGCAACAGGCCATGGCAGAAAGGTGCTCATACACCAGTTCCTCAAGGGCGGCTCGCTCAACTCAGGAGAGATATCTGCCCTGAAGATGATAGGCGTCAGTGTCGTGACCTTCGAGGATCAGGTATCTCCACTCTTTGACCCGAAAGTAACTATCCAGGAACTGAAAGCCGCTGTCGCAGAATCTATCGAACTCACAATAAAAGAGATAAAGAGCGGCGTTTATGACCTTGTGATACTTGATGAGTTCAACAACCTCTTCAGCGGCAAACTTGCGGACATGGATGATGTCAGGAGGATAATTAAAGCAAAGCCCGAAAGCCTCGAACTCGTCTTTACCGGCAGAAACGCGCCACCGGAATTGATAAAGCTTGCCGATTACGCTACAGATATTCAGATGGTCAAACACCCTTTTGAGAACGGCACAAAGGCGCGAAAGGGGATAGAGTTTTAA
- the secA gene encoding preprotein translocase subunit SecA gives MFGLITKIFGTKNERDLKLLDQIVERINAAEASVSSLDDEKLKGKTVEFRERLTAGETLDDILPEAFAVVREASRRILGMRHFDSQLIGGIVLHQGKIAEMKTGEGKTLAATLPVYLNAIDGRGVHVITVNDYLAKRDTQWMGPIYHFLGLSVGTIQHDTSFVYDKSFHSEDSRLRYLRPISRRDAYHSDITYGTNNEFGFDYLRDNMRYDISEYVQRELNYAIVDEVDSILIDEARTPLIISGASEESTDKYYKVDKVIPGFVRDTDFTVDEKARNIILTDEGNSKAEKLLGIDNLYDISNMDILHHLNQALRAHVLFHRDVDYIVKDDEVIIVDEFTGRLMPGRRWSDGQHQAIEAKEGVKIASENQTLASVTFQNYFRMYNKLSGMTGTADTEAAEFAKIYNLDVLVIPTNKKMIRIDNADVIYKNVKGKLNAVVNEIEACHKRGQPVLVGTISIEKSELISSMLKKRKVPHQVLNAKYHEREAEIVVHAGRSGAVTIATNMAGRGTDIVLGGNPEVIAKDMLREKESYTDEDFQNALKKAQQLCEEDKKKVLEAGGLHILGTERHESRRIDNQLRGRSGRQGDPGSSRFYLSLEDDLMRIFGSDRISGLMEKLGMEEDQPIEHPWVSKGIESSQKKVEGHNFDIRKHLIDYDDVMNKQRTEIYSYRREILSEQGLKEKIFEMAENILDDILADHCPEDKHAEEWDIKGLKDALYGKFNITSDLDAGSFDEMRQKLIDEIKRLYEEKETEIGAENFRYLEKMIMIQMVDTQWKDHLLGLDHLKEGVGLRGYGQRDPLTEYKKEAFDMFAAMGDRVSSEVIGRLFKIHLVKEEPIQKKISIRPSKLQYGRGEGSGEGKPQTVIKDQKIGRNDPCPCGSGKKYKKCCGEGQ, from the coding sequence ATGTTCGGGTTAATAACAAAGATCTTCGGCACAAAGAACGAGCGCGACCTTAAGCTTCTCGACCAGATAGTTGAGAGGATTAACGCTGCGGAAGCTTCGGTATCTTCGCTTGATGATGAAAAGCTGAAGGGCAAGACCGTTGAATTCCGGGAAAGGCTTACTGCCGGTGAAACCCTCGACGATATATTGCCCGAGGCGTTCGCGGTTGTCAGGGAGGCATCACGCAGGATACTCGGGATGCGTCACTTTGATTCACAGCTCATAGGCGGCATCGTTCTTCATCAGGGCAAGATCGCTGAGATGAAGACCGGAGAGGGAAAGACGCTTGCAGCCACTCTGCCGGTATACCTGAACGCGATCGACGGCAGGGGTGTGCATGTTATTACGGTCAATGATTATCTTGCCAAGAGAGATACGCAGTGGATGGGGCCGATATATCATTTCCTCGGCCTTTCAGTAGGCACTATTCAGCACGACACCTCTTTTGTATATGACAAATCATTTCACTCTGAGGACAGCAGGCTCAGGTATCTCAGGCCCATAAGCAGGAGAGACGCCTATCACTCAGATATAACTTACGGCACAAATAACGAGTTCGGGTTTGATTACCTCAGGGACAATATGAGGTATGACATAAGCGAGTACGTTCAGAGAGAACTGAACTACGCGATAGTTGACGAGGTTGACAGTATCCTGATAGACGAGGCGAGGACACCGCTCATCATATCCGGCGCTTCCGAGGAATCAACTGACAAGTATTACAAGGTGGACAAGGTCATTCCCGGTTTTGTACGCGATACGGATTTCACAGTTGATGAAAAGGCGAGGAACATCATTCTCACTGATGAGGGCAATTCAAAGGCTGAGAAGCTTCTCGGCATAGATAACCTCTATGACATCTCAAATATGGATATCCTCCATCACCTGAATCAGGCGCTGAGGGCGCATGTCCTCTTTCACCGTGATGTTGACTACATTGTAAAGGACGACGAGGTCATCATAGTTGATGAGTTCACCGGCCGTCTCATGCCGGGCAGGCGCTGGTCTGACGGACAGCACCAGGCGATCGAGGCAAAGGAGGGCGTCAAGATAGCGAGCGAGAATCAGACGCTTGCCTCTGTCACCTTCCAGAACTACTTCAGGATGTACAACAAGCTTTCAGGCATGACCGGCACCGCAGACACAGAGGCTGCGGAGTTCGCAAAGATATATAACCTTGACGTGCTCGTCATCCCCACAAATAAAAAGATGATAAGGATCGACAATGCCGATGTCATCTATAAGAATGTGAAAGGCAAATTAAATGCCGTAGTGAACGAGATAGAAGCCTGCCACAAGAGGGGCCAGCCGGTGCTTGTTGGAACCATATCCATTGAAAAGTCAGAGCTTATAAGCTCGATGCTCAAAAAGAGAAAGGTGCCGCATCAGGTGCTCAATGCCAAATACCACGAGCGGGAGGCGGAGATAGTCGTCCACGCGGGAAGAAGCGGCGCTGTCACCATAGCAACCAACATGGCAGGCCGAGGCACGGACATTGTGCTTGGAGGAAACCCCGAGGTCATTGCCAAGGATATGCTCAGGGAGAAGGAATCATATACTGATGAGGATTTTCAGAATGCCCTGAAGAAGGCGCAGCAGCTCTGTGAAGAAGACAAGAAGAAGGTCTTGGAGGCAGGAGGGCTTCATATACTTGGCACTGAAAGGCATGAATCACGCAGGATAGATAACCAGCTCAGGGGGCGTTCCGGCCGTCAGGGAGACCCGGGTTCGTCAAGGTTCTATCTCTCGCTTGAGGACGACCTCATGAGGATATTCGGCTCTGACAGGATATCAGGCCTCATGGAAAAGTTAGGCATGGAGGAAGACCAGCCGATAGAGCACCCGTGGGTCTCCAAGGGAATAGAGAGTTCGCAGAAGAAGGTTGAAGGGCATAACTTTGATATAAGGAAGCACCTGATAGATTATGACGATGTAATGAACAAGCAGAGGACAGAGATATATTCTTACAGGCGCGAGATACTTTCCGAGCAGGGGCTGAAAGAGAAGATATTTGAGATGGCTGAGAACATCCTTGATGATATACTCGCTGACCATTGCCCTGAAGACAAGCATGCTGAAGAGTGGGATATCAAAGGGCTCAAAGACGCGCTTTACGGGAAGTTCAATATAACTTCTGATCTTGATGCCGGTAGTTTTGATGAGATGCGCCAGAAGCTTATTGATGAGATCAAACGTCTCTATGAGGAGAAGGAGACCGAGATAGGTGCTGAGAACTTCAGGTATCTTGAGAAGATGATAATGATCCAGATGGTTGACACACAGTGGAAAGACCATCTCCTCGGCCTCGACCACCTCAAAGAAGGCGTAGGGCTCAGGGGCTACGGCCAGAGGGATCCGCTTACAGAATATAAGAAGGAGGCGTTTGACATGTTCGCCGCCATGGGCGACAGGGTATCGTCAGAGGTCATCGGAAGGCTCTTCAAGATACACCTTGTAAAAGAGGAGCCGATCCAGAAGAAGATAAGCATACGCCCGTCAAAGCTTCAGTACGGCAGGGGAGAGGGAAGCGGCGAAGGCAAGCCCCAGACAGTCATCAAAGACCAGAAGATCGGAAGGAATGATCCGTGCCCCTGCGGAAGCGGCAAGAAGTACAAGAAGTGCTGCGGGGAAGGGCAGTAG
- a CDS encoding anthranilate synthase component I family protein, with translation MLIHPNREIFLKDSNTGKVFPVYTELQFIEPKEIYEKIKQPHSFLLESSKGPDNIARYSFIGADPFLLFRAKDGNAAITEKNHTKISSSHPLKKLREIITSFKTERDYALPPFTGGAVGMLSYDFVHYFERLPKTAVDDLKIPDADFMLYDTVIAVDHRLNKTFIISSPGAGNPGSDDWGGHYDVAVKKIAKLHEIITSRLFSKEELGGVSDTSVKASLELKHEMGKEKYMNIVKKTKEYIKAGDIFQANLSQRVSSDIGDTDPWHIYKTLSSINPSPFAAYLDMGDYFIASSSPERLVRVSGNIVDTRPIAGTRPRGADAEGDRQMRNDLLLNEKERAEHLMLIDLERNDLGRISDYGTVKVDELMVTEDYSHVIHIVSNVKGTLAKGKDCFDVIKATFPGGTITGVPKVRCMEIIDELEPVTRGPYTGSLGYIDFNGDMDLNIIIRTFVIKDGKAYVQAGAGIVADSDPEREYYETLKKAEALIKTLEVL, from the coding sequence AAAAAATAAAGCAGCCGCACAGTTTCCTTCTTGAGAGTTCAAAAGGGCCTGACAATATAGCACGATACTCCTTTATCGGCGCAGACCCTTTTCTTCTCTTCAGGGCAAAAGACGGCAATGCCGCGATAACAGAGAAGAACCATACAAAGATCTCATCATCACACCCGCTCAAAAAGCTAAGAGAGATCATCACATCCTTTAAAACAGAGAGAGATTATGCCCTGCCTCCATTCACAGGCGGAGCTGTAGGCATGCTCAGCTATGACTTTGTCCATTACTTTGAGCGGCTGCCGAAGACCGCTGTTGATGACCTCAAGATCCCTGATGCAGACTTCATGCTTTACGATACGGTCATAGCTGTTGACCATAGGCTTAATAAGACATTCATCATCTCATCTCCCGGCGCAGGAAACCCCGGCAGTGACGATTGGGGAGGCCATTATGACGTGGCGGTTAAGAAGATTGCCAAGCTGCATGAAATAATTACATCCCGACTATTTTCTAAAGAAGAGTTAGGAGGGGTCAGCGACACTTCTGTTAAAGCCTCTTTGGAATTAAAACACGAGATGGGCAAAGAAAAGTATATGAATATTGTCAAAAAAACCAAAGAATACATAAAGGCAGGCGATATATTTCAGGCGAACCTCTCGCAAAGAGTATCTTCAGATATCGGCGATACAGACCCGTGGCATATATATAAGACCCTGAGCAGCATCAATCCTTCCCCCTTTGCCGCTTACTTGGACATGGGCGATTACTTCATCGCAAGCTCATCACCTGAAAGGCTTGTACGCGTATCAGGCAATATTGTCGATACAAGGCCGATAGCAGGCACAAGGCCGCGCGGCGCAGACGCAGAAGGCGACAGGCAGATGAGGAACGACCTGCTCCTGAATGAGAAAGAGCGCGCAGAACATCTTATGCTCATAGACCTTGAGAGAAACGACCTCGGCAGGATATCAGACTACGGCACAGTCAAGGTTGATGAACTCATGGTGACAGAAGATTACTCCCATGTCATACACATCGTCTCAAATGTCAAAGGCACGCTTGCAAAAGGCAAAGACTGTTTTGATGTCATAAAGGCAACCTTCCCCGGAGGAACGATAACAGGCGTGCCGAAGGTCAGGTGTATGGAGATAATAGACGAGCTTGAGCCAGTGACAAGAGGGCCGTACACCGGTTCACTCGGATACATCGACTTCAACGGCGACATGGACCTGAATATCATCATCAGGACATTTGTGATAAAAGACGGTAAAGCATACGTTCAGGCAGGCGCGGGCATTGTCGCGGATTCAGACCCTGAGAGGGAGTATTACGAGACGTTAAAGAAGGCTGAAGCGCTGATAAAAACGCTGGAGGTTTTGTAA